Proteins from a genomic interval of Physeter macrocephalus isolate SW-GA chromosome 21, ASM283717v5, whole genome shotgun sequence:
- the GSPT2 gene encoding eukaryotic peptide chain release factor GTP-binding subunit ERF3B, with amino-acid sequence MDPGSSSSSSDSAPDCWDQVDMEAPGLAPSGDRAASAAAAATAEAQREPLSSAFSRQLNVNAKPFVPNVHAAEFVPSFLRGPCQTQTSPADAPGIDETCPDAGDPQGKRLGRGAPVEHSKEEQLVWREGSNSAVTMELSEPVVENGEVEMVLEESWEHNKEVSEAEPGGSSLGDSGPPEESGQEMIEKEEIRKSKSVVVPSGAPKKEHVNVVFIGHVDAGKSTIGGQIMFLTGMVDKRTLEKYEREAKEKNRETWYLSWALDTNQEERDKGKTVEVGRAYFETEKKHFTILDAPGHKSFVPNMIGGASQADLAVLVISARKGEFETGFEKGGQTREHAMLAKTAGVKYLIVLINKMDDPTVNWSSERYEECKEKLVPFLKKVGFSPKKDIHFMPCSGLTGANIKEQSDFCPWYTGLPFIPYLDNMPNFNRSIDGPIRLPIVDKYKDMGTVVLGKLESGSIFKGQQLVMMPNKHNVEVLGILSDDAETDYVAPGENLKIRLKGIEEEEILPGFILCDPNNLCHSGRTFDVQIVIIEHKSIICPGYNAVLHIHTCIEEVEITALISLVDKKSGEKSKTRPRFVKQDQVCIARLRTAGTICLETFKDFPQMGRFTLRDEGKTIAIGKVLKLVPEKD; translated from the exons ATGGATccgggcagcagcagcagcagcagcgactCGGCTCCCGACTGCTGGGACCAGGTGGACATGGAAGCACCGGGTTTGGCCCCGAGCGGGGACCGAGCCGCCTCGGCGGCTGCGGCAGCAACGGCCGAGGCCCAGCGTGAGCCCCTCAGCTCGGCCTTCAGCCGACAGCTCAACGTCAACGCCAAACCCTTCGTGCCTAACGTTCACGCCGCGGAGTTCGTGCCGTCCTTCCTGCGGGGCCCGTGCCAGACGCAGACCTCCCCGGCCGACGCCCCCGGCATCGATGAAACCTGCCCCGATGCGGGCGACCCTCAAGGTAAAAGGCTGGGACGGGGGGCACCTGTGGAACATTCCAAAGAGGAACAGTTAGTGTGGCGTGAAGGTTCCAATTCAGCAGTTACCATGGAACTTTCGGAACCTGTTGTAGAAAATGGAGAGGTGGAGATGGTCTTAGAAGAATCATGGGAGCACAATAAAGAAGTAAGTGAAGCTGAGCCAGGGGGTAGTTCCTTGGGAGATTCGGGGCCCCCAGAAGAAAGTGGCCAGGAAATGATTgagaaagaggaaatcagaaaatcgAAATCTGTGGTCGTACCCTCAGGTGCTCCTAAAAAAGAACACGTAAATGTGGTATTCATTGGGCATGTAGATGCTGGAAAGTCAACCATTGGAGGACAGATCATGTTTTTGACAGGAATGGTTGACAAAAGGACACTTgagaaatatgaaagagaagctaaagaaaaaaacagagaaacttG gtaCTTATCGTGGGCCTTAGACACAAATCAGGAAGAACGAGACAAGGGTAAAACAGTAGAAGTGGGTCGTGCCTattttgaaacagaaaagaaacatttcacaattttagATGCCCCCGGCCACAAGAGTTTTGTCCCAAATATGATTGGTGGTGCTTCTCAAGCTGATTTGGCTGTACTGGTAATCTCTGCCAGGAAAGGAGAGTTTGAGACTGGATTTGAAAAAGGTGGACAGACAAGAGAACATGCGATGTTGGCAAAAACAGCAGGGGTGAAATATTTAATAGTGCTTATTAATAAGATGGATGATCCCACAGTAAATTGGAGCAGCGAGAGATATGAAGAATGTAAAGAAAAGCTAGTGCCCTTTTTGAAGAAAGTCGGCTTCAGTCCCAAAAAGGACATTCACTTTATGCCCTGCTCAGGGCTTACCGGGGCAAATATTAAAGAGCAATCAGATTTCTGCCCTTGGTACACTGGATTGCCATTCATTCCGTATTTGGATAATATGCCAAACTTCAACAGATCCATTGATGGACCAATTAGACTGCCAATTGTGGATAAGTACAAGGATATGGGCACTGTGGTCCTGGGAAAGCTGGAATCAGGATCCATTTTTAAAGGCCAGCAGCTTGTGATGATGCCAAACAAGCACAATGTGGAAGTTCTTGGAATACTTTCTGATGATGCTGAAACTGATTATGTAGCCCCAGGTGAAAACCTTAAAATCAGACTGAAGGGAATTGAAGAAGAAGAGATTCTTCCAGGATTCATACTCTGTGATCCTAATAATCTTTGCCATTCTGGACGCACATTTGATGTTCAGATAGTGATTATTGAGCACAAGTCCATCATCTGCCCAGGTTATAATGCGGTGCTGCACATTCATACTTGTATTGAGGAAGTTGAGATAACAGCCTTAATCTCCTTGGTAGATaaaaaatcaggagaaaagaGTAAGACACGGCCCCGCTTCGTGAAACAAGATCAAGTGTGCATTGCCCGTTTAAGGACAGCAGGAACTATCTGCCTTGAGACATTCAAAGATTTTCCTCAAATGGGTCGTTTTACTTTAAGAGATGAGGGTAAGACCATTGCGATTGGAAAAGTTCTGAAACTGGTCCCTGAGAAGGACTAA